The following coding sequences lie in one Heyndrickxia oleronia genomic window:
- the hepT gene encoding heptaprenyl diphosphate synthase component II: protein MKLQRLYSFLKTDIDIIEKELIAAIQSESKLLETASLNLIRAGGKRIRPIFVLLSAKFGNYDIERVKNVAVSLELIHMASLVHDDVIDDAELRRGKPTVKAKWDNRIAMYTGDYILACSLEYMTKIDHYLAHKILADTMVEVCIGEIKQIQDKYRYNQNLRDYLRRIKRKTAILIAASCQLGAIAGGTEEDIHKKLYKFGYYVGMSYQITDDILDFTASEKELGKPAGGDLLQGNITLPVLYAMQDPEIETMIKRINEHTSKDEMKEIILKIKSSGAIEKSNEISQRYLKKALSMLEQLPNNRVRKSLTDVANFIGKRKY from the coding sequence ATGAAATTGCAAAGATTGTATTCGTTCCTAAAAACGGATATAGATATAATTGAAAAGGAACTTATTGCAGCAATACAGTCTGAATCTAAATTATTGGAAACAGCATCTTTAAATTTGATAAGGGCTGGCGGAAAAAGAATACGACCAATTTTTGTACTTCTCTCCGCTAAATTTGGAAATTATGATATTGAGAGAGTAAAAAATGTTGCTGTCTCTTTAGAGCTTATTCATATGGCCTCTCTTGTTCATGACGATGTAATTGATGATGCGGAGCTAAGGAGAGGCAAACCCACTGTTAAGGCGAAATGGGATAATCGTATTGCTATGTATACAGGTGATTACATATTAGCCTGTTCTCTTGAATACATGACTAAAATTGATCATTACTTAGCACATAAAATATTAGCTGATACGATGGTAGAAGTATGCATAGGAGAGATTAAGCAAATTCAAGATAAATATCGATATAATCAAAATTTACGTGATTATCTTCGACGAATCAAACGGAAGACAGCTATATTAATTGCAGCAAGCTGCCAATTAGGGGCAATTGCTGGTGGAACAGAAGAAGATATACATAAGAAACTATATAAATTTGGCTATTATGTTGGAATGTCTTATCAAATTACAGATGATATACTTGATTTTACTGCATCTGAAAAGGAACTAGGTAAACCAGCTGGTGGTGATTTGCTTCAAGGAAATATTACATTACCTGTACTGTATGCCATGCAAGATCCTGAAATAGAAACAATGATTAAGCGAATTAATGAGCATACATCAAAAGATGAAATGAAAGAAATTATTTTGAAAATAAAAAGCTCAGGTGCAATCGAGAAATCGAATGAAATTAGTCAGCGATATTTAAAAAAAGCATTATCCATGTTAGAGCAACTTCCGAATAATCGGGTCAGAAAATCATTGACTGATGTGGCTAATTTTATTGGAAAGCGTAAATATTAA